A genomic segment from Acidimicrobiales bacterium encodes:
- a CDS encoding L,D-transpeptidase family protein: LDGRARRLDAGRRRPRARAGAGALAASAGLSLLLLAGCGSAPAERAAPDATPTTAAAPTTSAPAPSPSTTVAAEAPAVRIARTDEALVVRAAPDENAALVTSLPATTVFGSPRTLLVVDDADGWVEVQVPQRPNGGTGWVESDRVDLVAGSYTVAVDRAARSLTVTEVASDAVVLETAVAIGAPDAPTPTGTFSVVDRLETPNPAGAYGPFALGLSGFSETLSEFGGGNGQIAIHGTDDPTSIGRDVSHGCIRVPNDVVLRLAELLPLGTPVTIT, translated from the coding sequence CCTTGGACGGGCGCGCCCGACGGCTCGACGCCGGGCGCCGCCGGCCCCGGGCTCGCGCCGGCGCCGGCGCCCTCGCCGCGAGCGCGGGCCTGAGCCTCCTGCTGCTGGCCGGCTGCGGCTCGGCCCCCGCCGAGCGCGCCGCTCCCGATGCCACCCCCACCACGGCGGCCGCGCCGACGACCTCGGCCCCCGCCCCGTCGCCCTCCACGACCGTCGCCGCCGAGGCACCGGCGGTGCGCATCGCCCGGACCGACGAGGCCCTCGTCGTGCGGGCTGCGCCGGACGAGAACGCCGCCCTCGTCACCTCCCTGCCCGCCACCACGGTGTTCGGCTCCCCGCGCACCCTGCTCGTCGTCGACGACGCCGACGGGTGGGTCGAGGTGCAGGTGCCACAGCGACCGAACGGCGGTACCGGCTGGGTCGAGTCCGACCGGGTCGACCTCGTGGCCGGCTCGTACACCGTCGCCGTCGACCGCGCCGCACGGTCCCTGACCGTGACCGAGGTCGCCTCCGACGCGGTCGTGCTCGAGACCGCGGTGGCCATCGGCGCCCCCGACGCCCCCACCCCCACCGGGACGTTCTCCGTGGTCGACCGGCTCGAGACCCCGAACCCGGCCGGCGCCTACGGCCCCTTCGCCCTCGGCCTCAGCGGCTTCTCCGAGACGCTGTCCGAGTTCGGCGGCGGCAACGGCCAGATCGCCATCCACGGCACGGACGACCCCACCAGCATCGGCCGGGACGTCTCCCACGGCTGCATCCGCGTCCCCAACGACGTGGTGCTCCGCCTCGCCGAGCTCCTCCCCCTCGGCACCCCCGTCACCATCACGTGA
- a CDS encoding M48 family metalloprotease, giving the protein MSAKGGGDDGAPQVTAAGGVVWRPLGGGGADVEGADVEGADVEVLLVHRPKYDDWSLPKGKHEPGESDEDCARREIEEETGITGLLGDEIGTTRYVDGKGRAKVVHYFEVTDPVGAFVPNREVDEVRWLAPGDAQALLTYSYDVEIVEAFAARRASVSKPVVGDEPAAVVEPGDSADAVDTTDGHDADGAPRDDDRLVGVAATAVPTGEDGDVTPEPALAVPTAGARLTTYRPAPNDPADWFSADELERARSYQRPLARLRLVRGALSAVVLFVFVFGEVGPRLLDALDVTNWVAQLFVMVAALELVSLLYNPALDAWVDLKHDKEWGLSTQTTGGFVGDQVKSLLLGLVMNTVLLVPLFWVIRTTDLWWLYGWALVLVFSIGIGFLFPIVIAPIFNKFTPLEEGELSRRIDSVARLAGVDISGAYVADESRRSRRDNAYVAGLGATRRVVLFDTLLEHPPAVVEQVVAHEIGHWRLHHLRRQIPLAAVLSFFVFGFLKLLSEWTWLFEQAGIPTTGSVPAIGNPAALPILLFGVQAGFAVTGLVSGWVSRAFERQADLEALELLQQPQTMLDMQRRLHVKNLADLDPNLLRRLQATHPPAAERMAFTKAWAEANHLAVVAPTEPEAPAADEVTAGAGAGS; this is encoded by the coding sequence ATGAGCGCGAAGGGCGGCGGCGACGACGGCGCGCCGCAGGTCACGGCCGCCGGCGGTGTGGTCTGGCGCCCCCTGGGGGGTGGCGGCGCCGACGTCGAGGGCGCCGACGTCGAGGGCGCCGACGTCGAGGTGCTGCTGGTGCACCGGCCGAAGTACGACGACTGGTCGCTCCCCAAGGGCAAGCACGAGCCCGGTGAGTCCGACGAGGACTGCGCCCGTCGAGAGATCGAGGAGGAGACCGGGATCACGGGCCTCCTCGGCGACGAGATCGGCACCACCCGCTACGTGGACGGCAAGGGCCGCGCCAAGGTCGTCCACTACTTCGAGGTGACGGACCCGGTCGGTGCCTTCGTGCCCAACCGGGAGGTGGACGAGGTGCGCTGGTTGGCCCCGGGCGATGCGCAGGCCCTGCTCACGTACTCCTACGACGTCGAGATCGTCGAGGCCTTCGCGGCGCGCCGCGCGTCCGTCTCCAAGCCGGTCGTCGGCGACGAGCCCGCCGCCGTCGTCGAGCCCGGCGACAGCGCCGACGCCGTGGACACGACGGACGGACACGACGCCGACGGCGCTCCGCGCGACGACGATCGCCTCGTGGGGGTCGCCGCCACCGCGGTCCCGACAGGCGAGGATGGCGACGTGACGCCCGAGCCCGCTCTCGCCGTGCCCACCGCTGGGGCCCGCCTCACCACCTATCGACCCGCCCCGAACGACCCCGCCGACTGGTTCTCGGCCGACGAGCTCGAGCGGGCGCGCTCGTACCAGCGGCCGCTGGCCCGTCTCCGTCTCGTCCGGGGGGCCCTCTCGGCGGTCGTGCTGTTCGTGTTCGTGTTCGGCGAGGTCGGTCCCCGTCTCCTCGACGCCCTCGATGTCACCAATTGGGTGGCGCAGCTGTTCGTCATGGTCGCCGCGCTGGAACTGGTCTCCCTGCTCTACAACCCCGCCCTCGACGCCTGGGTGGACCTGAAGCACGACAAGGAGTGGGGACTCTCCACCCAGACCACCGGGGGGTTCGTGGGCGATCAGGTCAAGAGCCTGCTGCTCGGGCTCGTCATGAACACCGTGCTGCTCGTGCCGCTGTTCTGGGTGATCCGCACCACCGACCTGTGGTGGCTCTACGGCTGGGCCCTCGTCCTGGTCTTCAGCATCGGCATCGGGTTCCTCTTCCCCATCGTCATCGCCCCGATCTTCAACAAGTTCACCCCGCTCGAGGAGGGCGAGCTGTCCCGTCGCATCGACAGCGTCGCCCGCCTGGCCGGCGTCGACATCAGCGGCGCCTACGTGGCCGACGAGAGCCGGCGGTCCCGCCGCGACAACGCCTACGTCGCCGGCTTGGGCGCCACCCGCCGGGTGGTGCTCTTCGACACCCTCCTCGAGCACCCACCCGCGGTCGTCGAGCAGGTGGTGGCCCACGAGATCGGCCACTGGCGCCTGCACCACCTCCGCCGCCAGATCCCCCTGGCCGCGGTGCTGTCGTTCTTCGTGTTCGGCTTCCTGAAGCTGCTGTCCGAGTGGACCTGGCTGTTCGAGCAGGCCGGCATCCCCACCACCGGCTCGGTGCCCGCCATCGGCAACCCGGCGGCGCTGCCCATCCTGCTGTTCGGGGTGCAGGCCGGCTTCGCGGTCACCGGGCTCGTGTCGGGCTGGGTGTCGCGGGCCTTCGAGCGCCAAGCCGACCTCGAGGCCCTCGAGCTGCTCCAGCAGCCGCAGACGATGCTCGACATGCAGCGCCGCCTGCACGTGAAGAACCTCGCCGACCTCGACCCGAACCTGCTCCGCCGCCTCCAGGCCACCCACCCGCCGGCGGCGGAGCGCATGGCCTTCACCAAGGCCTGGGCCGAGGCCAACCACCTCGCGGTGGTGGCCCCGACCGAGCCCGAGGCGCCGGCCGCCGACGAGGTCACGGCCGGAGCCGGCGCCGGCAGCTGA
- a CDS encoding RNA degradosome polyphosphate kinase, whose product MALDLPDERAGGDGAGAERFLNRELSWLDFNARVLAQAEDERVPLLERAKFLAIFSQNLDEFFQVRVAGLKDQVAAGLSATTPDGRTPAQQLLEIRDIVDGLTRRCQQIFLEVVAPALSAEGITLSSWDELDEDDRKYLVEVFEDHIFPVLTPLAVDPGHPFPYISDLSLNLAVMVRNPLTGETRFARVKVPSLLPRFVVMPDGERFVPLEQVIAEHLELLFPGMVVDSHEPFRVTRNADLTLEEEEAEDLLAAVEMELRRRRFGGAVRLEIDAAMSAETRSLLVSELDLDEEDVYECVGPLDLSGLWAVHALDRPDLKDAPWVAVTEPRLSSTDDEPLDLFDELKRGDVLVHHPYSSFTSSVEEFIRQASIDPKVQAIKITLYRTSGDSPIVGSLIRAAERGKQVAALVELKARFDEQANIVWARRLEEAGVHVVYGLVGLKIHTKTALVVREEADGMHRYCHVGTGNYNSKTARLYEDLGLLSADPQLGSDLTQLFNFLTGYGRNVQYHRLLVAPTALRSGIADLIRNEMAAPGGGRIVLKLNSLADAEMIDLLYEASQAGVQIDLIVRGICCLVPGVPGQSENIRVRSIVGRYLEHSRIYRFANGAGPSRPRHYIGSADLMPRNLDRRVEALVPVLDPTLQARLEEVLHLCLTDDRLAWSLGPDGRWQRPTPGGVRNVQDRLQELAANRVGRRELPT is encoded by the coding sequence GTGGCCCTCGACCTCCCCGACGAACGCGCCGGGGGCGACGGCGCGGGCGCAGAGCGGTTCCTCAACCGCGAGCTGTCGTGGCTCGACTTCAACGCCCGCGTCCTGGCCCAGGCCGAGGACGAGCGCGTGCCTCTCCTCGAACGGGCGAAGTTCCTCGCGATCTTCTCCCAGAACCTGGACGAGTTCTTCCAGGTGCGGGTGGCGGGCCTGAAGGACCAGGTCGCGGCCGGCCTCAGCGCCACCACCCCCGACGGGCGCACACCGGCCCAACAGCTTCTCGAGATCCGCGACATCGTCGACGGCCTGACCCGACGTTGCCAGCAGATCTTCCTCGAGGTGGTGGCGCCCGCCCTCTCGGCCGAGGGCATCACGTTGTCCAGCTGGGACGAACTCGACGAGGACGACCGCAAGTACCTCGTCGAGGTCTTCGAGGACCACATCTTCCCGGTGCTCACGCCGCTCGCCGTGGACCCGGGGCACCCGTTCCCCTACATCTCCGACCTGTCGCTGAACCTCGCGGTGATGGTCCGCAACCCCCTCACGGGCGAGACGCGCTTCGCCCGGGTGAAGGTGCCGTCCCTGCTGCCGCGCTTCGTGGTGATGCCCGACGGGGAGCGCTTCGTCCCGCTCGAGCAGGTGATCGCCGAGCACCTCGAGCTGCTCTTCCCGGGGATGGTGGTGGACAGCCACGAGCCCTTCCGGGTCACCCGCAACGCCGACCTCACCCTCGAGGAGGAGGAGGCCGAGGACCTGCTCGCCGCGGTCGAGATGGAGCTGCGCCGCCGCCGTTTCGGCGGGGCGGTGCGCCTCGAGATCGACGCCGCCATGTCGGCCGAGACGCGCTCGCTGCTCGTCAGCGAGCTCGACCTCGACGAGGAGGACGTCTACGAGTGCGTCGGCCCGCTCGATCTGAGCGGCCTGTGGGCGGTGCACGCCCTCGATCGCCCCGATCTGAAGGACGCGCCCTGGGTGGCGGTCACCGAGCCTCGCCTCTCCAGCACCGACGACGAGCCCCTCGACCTCTTCGACGAGCTCAAGCGGGGTGACGTGCTCGTGCACCACCCCTACTCGTCGTTCACGTCGTCGGTCGAGGAGTTCATCCGCCAGGCCTCGATCGACCCGAAGGTCCAGGCCATCAAGATCACGCTCTACCGCACGTCGGGCGACAGCCCCATCGTGGGGTCGCTCATCCGTGCCGCCGAGCGGGGCAAGCAGGTGGCGGCGCTGGTGGAGCTGAAGGCCCGCTTCGACGAGCAGGCCAACATCGTGTGGGCCCGCCGCCTGGAAGAGGCGGGCGTGCACGTGGTCTACGGCCTCGTCGGGCTCAAGATCCACACCAAGACTGCCCTCGTGGTGCGCGAGGAGGCCGACGGGATGCACCGCTACTGCCACGTCGGCACCGGCAACTACAACTCGAAGACCGCCCGCCTCTACGAGGACCTCGGCCTGCTCAGCGCCGATCCGCAGCTCGGGTCCGACCTCACCCAGCTCTTCAACTTCCTCACCGGCTATGGGCGCAACGTGCAGTACCACCGGCTCCTCGTGGCCCCCACGGCCCTGCGCTCGGGCATCGCCGACCTCATCCGCAACGAAATGGCCGCCCCCGGTGGCGGGCGCATCGTGTTGAAGCTGAACAGCCTCGCGGACGCCGAGATGATCGATCTCCTCTACGAGGCGTCGCAGGCCGGCGTGCAGATCGACCTCATCGTGCGCGGCATCTGCTGTCTCGTGCCCGGGGTGCCCGGGCAGTCCGAGAACATCCGTGTGCGGTCGATCGTGGGCCGCTACCTCGAGCACTCGCGGATCTACCGCTTCGCCAACGGGGCCGGCCCGTCGCGGCCCCGGCACTACATCGGCTCGGCCGACCTCATGCCTCGCAACCTCGACCGTCGGGTCGAGGCGCTCGTCCCCGTGCTCGACCCCACCCTCCAAGCCCGGCTGGAGGAGGTGCTCCACCTCTGCCTCACCGACGACCGCCTCGCGTGGTCGCTGGGTCCCGACGGCCGCTGGCAGCGCCCGACCCCGGGCGGGGTGCGCAACGTGCAGGATCGCCTGCAGGAGCTCGCTGCCAACCGGGTCGGTCGCCGCGAGCTGCCCACATGA